One segment of Mugil cephalus isolate CIBA_MC_2020 chromosome 14, CIBA_Mcephalus_1.1, whole genome shotgun sequence DNA contains the following:
- the rnmt gene encoding mRNA cap guanine-N7 methyltransferase isoform X2 has protein sequence MDLQTSREGVTPPGERQMKRKHEEQDEEETSPTKKLVTDHSVKVATHYNQLQEVGLVVRSQSRIFYMRNFNNWLKSVLIGEILEQVREAGTRQVSVLDLGCGKGGDLLKWRRGGISHLVCADIAGVSVEQCQSRYDEMKRKSHFNEKIFSAQFITADCSKEVLSEKLDDKELMFDICSCQFVYHYSFESEQKADTMLRNACERLKPGGFFIGTTPDAFELVKRLEASDSLSFGNEVFKVSFQSKGSYPLFGCQYHFSLEDVVDVPEFLVYFPLFEHMAKRYNMRLVMKQRFSEFFEEKLKKDHHRSLMMKMMALEPFPCEDGGRQATDSRGEYCYAKEHCDRAGVKPPVGTLSRSEWEAASIYLVFVFQKMS, from the exons TCCAGgagaaagacagatgaagaggaaacatgaagagcaggatgaagaggagacaTCACCCACCAAGAAGCTG GTGACCGATCACAGTGTGAAGGTGGCGACTCATTATAACCAGCTGCAGGAAGTTGGTCTGGTGGTCCGAAGTCAGAGCAGAATTTTCTACATGAGGAACTTTAACAACTGGCTGAAGAGCGTCCTGATTG GTGAGATCCTGGAGCAGGTGCGGGAGGCGGGGACACGGCAGGTGTCCGTGTTGGACCTGGGCTGTGGGAAAGGAGGAGATCTTCTGaagtggagaagaggagggatcAGTCACCTGGTCTGTGCAG ataTAGCAGGAGTGTCCGTGGAGCAGTGCCAGAGTCGCTATGatgagatgaagaggaaaagtcACTTCAACGAGAAGATCTTCAGTGCTCAGTTTATCACGGCAGACTGCTCCAAG gAGGTTTTATCAGAGAAGCTTGACGACAAAGAGCTGATGTTTGACATCTGCAGCTGTCAGTTTGTCTACCACTACTCCTTTGAGAGCGAGCAGAAGGCTGACACCATGCTGAGAAATGCCTGTGAGCGTCTGAAACCCGGAGGTTTCTTCATCGGAACGACTCCAGACGCCTTTGAACTCGT taAACGTCTGGAGGCATCGGACTCTCTGTCCTTCGGTAACGAGGTGTTTAAAGTTTCCTTCCAGTCCAAAGGTTCCTACCCCCTCTTCGGATGTCAGTATCACTTCAGCCTTGAGGATGTTGTTGATGTCCCCGAGTTCCTCGTCTACTTTCCTCTGTTCGAACA CATGGCGAAGCGCTACAACATGCGTCTGGTGATGAAGCAGAGATTCTCCGAGTTCTTTGAAGAGAAACTGAAGAAGGATCATCATCGCAGCCtcatgatgaagatgatggctCTGGAG CCGTTTCCCTGTGAGGATGGAGGTCGACAGGCTacagacagcagaggagagtaCTGCTATGCTAAAGAGCACTGTGACAGAGCCGGAGTGAAGCCTCCAGTG GGAACTCTGAGCAGATCTGAGTGGGAGGCAGCCA
- the rnmt gene encoding mRNA cap guanine-N7 methyltransferase isoform X1, with protein sequence MDLQTSREGVTPPGERQMKRKHEEQDEEETSPTKKLVTDHSVKVATHYNQLQEVGLVVRSQSRIFYMRNFNNWLKSVLIGEILEQVREAGTRQVSVLDLGCGKGGDLLKWRRGGISHLVCADIAGVSVEQCQSRYDEMKRKSHFNEKIFSAQFITADCSKEVLSEKLDDKELMFDICSCQFVYHYSFESEQKADTMLRNACERLKPGGFFIGTTPDAFELVKRLEASDSLSFGNEVFKVSFQSKGSYPLFGCQYHFSLEDVVDVPEFLVYFPLFEHMAKRYNMRLVMKQRFSEFFEEKLKKDHHRSLMMKMMALEPFPCEDGGRQATDSRGEYCYAKEHCDRAGVKPPVGTLSRSEWEAASKSLRSGLVELLFFSLDKPRDST encoded by the exons TCCAGgagaaagacagatgaagaggaaacatgaagagcaggatgaagaggagacaTCACCCACCAAGAAGCTG GTGACCGATCACAGTGTGAAGGTGGCGACTCATTATAACCAGCTGCAGGAAGTTGGTCTGGTGGTCCGAAGTCAGAGCAGAATTTTCTACATGAGGAACTTTAACAACTGGCTGAAGAGCGTCCTGATTG GTGAGATCCTGGAGCAGGTGCGGGAGGCGGGGACACGGCAGGTGTCCGTGTTGGACCTGGGCTGTGGGAAAGGAGGAGATCTTCTGaagtggagaagaggagggatcAGTCACCTGGTCTGTGCAG ataTAGCAGGAGTGTCCGTGGAGCAGTGCCAGAGTCGCTATGatgagatgaagaggaaaagtcACTTCAACGAGAAGATCTTCAGTGCTCAGTTTATCACGGCAGACTGCTCCAAG gAGGTTTTATCAGAGAAGCTTGACGACAAAGAGCTGATGTTTGACATCTGCAGCTGTCAGTTTGTCTACCACTACTCCTTTGAGAGCGAGCAGAAGGCTGACACCATGCTGAGAAATGCCTGTGAGCGTCTGAAACCCGGAGGTTTCTTCATCGGAACGACTCCAGACGCCTTTGAACTCGT taAACGTCTGGAGGCATCGGACTCTCTGTCCTTCGGTAACGAGGTGTTTAAAGTTTCCTTCCAGTCCAAAGGTTCCTACCCCCTCTTCGGATGTCAGTATCACTTCAGCCTTGAGGATGTTGTTGATGTCCCCGAGTTCCTCGTCTACTTTCCTCTGTTCGAACA CATGGCGAAGCGCTACAACATGCGTCTGGTGATGAAGCAGAGATTCTCCGAGTTCTTTGAAGAGAAACTGAAGAAGGATCATCATCGCAGCCtcatgatgaagatgatggctCTGGAG CCGTTTCCCTGTGAGGATGGAGGTCGACAGGCTacagacagcagaggagagtaCTGCTATGCTAAAGAGCACTGTGACAGAGCCGGAGTGAAGCCTCCAGTG GGAACTCTGAGCAGATCTGAGTGGGAGGCAGCCAGTAAGTCtctccggtctggtctggttgaACTTTTATTCTTCTCTCTAGACAAACCACGTGACTCAACGTGA